In a single window of the Pseudodesulfovibrio profundus genome:
- a CDS encoding IS3 family transposase (programmed frameshift), whose protein sequence is MSKTRKRFSAEFKARVALDALSGEHTLSELASKYGVHPNQVSQWKKQAKEGIVASFSGKAVGRQDNGAQIKELHAKIGQLTVEKDFLQQAFQNLSCERRREVVDKTHPELSIRRQCRILKLYRSTYYYEPIGESPANLALMRRIDELFMELPFFGSRQMRNTLRDEGQRVGRERVRRLMRKMGLMAIYQKPKTSHPHPQHKTYPYLLRHKAITKPNQVWCADITYIPMTRGFLYLVAVMDWHSRAVLSWRLSNTMDADFCVSALEEALNRYGVPEIFNTDQGSQFTSYEFTRTLREAGIRISMDGRGRWMDNVMIERLWRSLKYECAYLREMGTGSELRQALAWWFDFYNNRRPHFAFDGKKPMEIYQNRSRPEGVPPLAWNERAA, encoded by the exons ATGTCCAAGACGAGAAAACGTTTCAGCGCGGAATTCAAAGCCCGAGTCGCCCTGGATGCCCTGTCCGGGGAACACACCCTGTCGGAACTCGCCAGCAAGTACGGCGTACACCCCAATCAGGTTTCCCAGTGGAAGAAGCAGGCCAAGGAAGGGATCGTGGCGTCCTTTTCAGGCAAGGCCGTCGGCCGTCAGGATAACGGGGCCCAGATCAAGGAGCTTCACGCCAAGATTGGCCAGCTCACGGTGGAGAAGGATTTTTTGCAACAAGCCTTC CAAAATTTGAGCTGTGAGCGAAGGCGAGAGGTGGTCGACAAGACTCACCCCGAGCTCAGTATCCGGCGGCAATGCCGAATTCTCAAGCTGTACCGATCGACGTACTACTACGAACCGATCGGCGAATCTCCGGCCAACCTGGCCCTTATGCGCCGAATCGATGAGTTGTTTATGGAGCTGCCGTTTTTCGGTTCCAGACAGATGCGTAATACCCTACGAGACGAAGGGCAAAGGGTCGGTCGTGAACGGGTACGACGTCTGATGCGTAAAATGGGCCTGATGGCGATTTACCAAAAGCCAAAGACAAGCCATCCGCATCCGCAACATAAGACGTATCCGTATTTGCTGCGGCACAAGGCGATTACGAAGCCCAATCAGGTTTGGTGTGCCGACATCACGTATATCCCCATGACACGCGGCTTCTTATACCTTGTGGCGGTCATGGACTGGCACAGTCGGGCCGTCCTGTCGTGGAGGCTCTCAAACACGATGGATGCTGATTTCTGCGTGTCTGCCTTGGAAGAAGCCCTGAATCGTTATGGGGTGCCGGAAATCTTCAACACCGACCAGGGATCACAGTTCACCAGCTACGAGTTCACACGGACGCTCAGAGAGGCTGGAATTCGTATCTCCATGGACGGTCGAGGCCGATGGATGGATAATGTGATGATCGAGCGTCTGTGGCGTTCGTTGAAATATGAATGTGCTTACCTGCGTGAGATGGGAACCGGAAGCGAACTGCGGCAAGCCTTGGCTTGGTGGTTCGATTTCTACAACAATCGACGTCCGCATTTTGCTTTTGACGGCAAGAAGCCGATGGAGATATATCAGAACCGTTCCAGGCCAGAGGGGGTACCCCCTCTGGCCTGGAACGAAAGAGCGGCGTAG
- a CDS encoding IS3 family transposase (programmed frameshift) has product MTKSNKRRKHSDKFKAKVALEAIRGVKTLAQLAAEYKVHPNQISTWKRQLLENAEGIFSGGKKAKSQEEVTAPLFEEIGRLKMDIKWLEKKLSLPLEVRRQWIKPDREYSIRRQCKLAGISRSGFYYKPAAESDENLALMRLIDEQYLRQPDYGSPRMTDWLKTQGHQINHKRVERLMQLMGLQAITPGPHTSVPNPEHPVFPYLLKGVAIERKNQVWSADITYIPMQRGFLYLVAVIDWWSRFVLAWELSNSMDSSFCVDALSKALRISTPEMFNTDQGAQFTSREFTGVLQSKGIAISMDGKGRAIDNVFIERLWWTVKYEDVYPKAYSDGIELYHGLTRYFRYYNEERGHSSLDKRTPAAVYRGNLNVH; this is encoded by the exons ATGACAAAGAGCAACAAAAGACGGAAGCATTCGGATAAGTTCAAGGCCAAGGTCGCGCTGGAAGCTATCCGTGGCGTGAAAACGTTGGCGCAGTTGGCTGCGGAGTACAAAGTGCATCCCAACCAGATATCCACCTGGAAAAGGCAGCTCCTTGAAAATGCCGAAGGAATCTTTTCCGGTGGCAAGAAAGCCAAGAGCCAGGAGGAGGTCACCGCACCTTTGTTCGAGGAGATCGGTCGGCTCAAGATGGATATCAAGTGGCTTGAAAAAAAGTTG AGCCTGCCGCTTGAGGTACGCCGCCAGTGGATCAAACCGGATCGGGAGTATTCCATCCGGCGGCAATGCAAGTTGGCAGGCATTTCCCGCTCGGGGTTTTACTACAAACCTGCAGCCGAGTCCGATGAGAACTTGGCCTTGATGCGTCTCATCGACGAGCAGTATCTGCGTCAGCCGGATTACGGCTCGCCGCGCATGACGGATTGGCTGAAGACACAAGGCCATCAGATCAACCACAAGCGAGTTGAGCGACTGATGCAGCTGATGGGCTTGCAAGCGATTACTCCAGGGCCGCATACGAGTGTCCCCAACCCGGAGCATCCCGTGTTTCCTTATCTGCTGAAAGGAGTTGCCATTGAGCGAAAGAATCAAGTCTGGAGTGCTGACATCACCTACATCCCCATGCAGCGCGGCTTTCTGTATCTGGTGGCAGTGATTGACTGGTGGAGCCGATTCGTATTGGCTTGGGAACTGTCAAATTCCATGGACAGTTCGTTTTGCGTGGACGCACTGAGCAAGGCATTGCGCATCTCCACGCCAGAGATGTTCAATACGGACCAGGGAGCGCAATTCACGAGCCGTGAATTTACCGGCGTTTTGCAGAGCAAGGGCATTGCAATCAGCATGGACGGCAAAGGCCGTGCAATCGACAACGTATTTATCGAGCGGTTGTGGTGGACGGTGAAATACGAGGATGTTTACCCCAAGGCGTATTCTGATGGAATCGAGCTATACCATGGGCTTACGCGCTATTTTCGGTATTACAACGAAGAGCGCGGACATTCGTCGTTGGACAAAAGAACTCCCGCTGCCGTATACAGAGGCAACCTGAATGTTCATTGA
- a CDS encoding RHS repeat domain-containing protein: MLCSHDLGFVRFGWRDYDTFTSRWTAPDPMGDAGGDPDWYGYCLDDPVNGVDPLGLFRFGKRPLDFLPDSWHWIGTDGSTADKGNYELKHEHGFYEDGSDDNVGLFKDGIQRDQDISKYKLDETHFDDKRMRQAEKSLDPGKYKLIKGGGESNNCQDYADALRERYRFIRNAEKH, from the coding sequence ATGTTGTGTAGCCATGACCTCGGTTTTGTCCGTTTCGGCTGGCGGGACTACGACACCTTCACCAGCCGCTGGACCGCGCCAGACCCCATGGGCGACGCAGGCGGTGACCCGGACTGGTACGGGTATTGTCTGGATGATCCGGTGAACGGGGTTGACCCGTTGGGGTTGTTCCGGTTTGGAAAACGCCCGTTGGATTTCTTGCCTGATAGTTGGCACTGGATAGGTACTGATGGCTCGACTGCCGACAAAGGCAATTACGAATTGAAGCATGAACATGGCTTCTACGAAGATGGGAGTGACGATAATGTGGGGCTGTTTAAGGATGGTATTCAACGAGATCAAGATATCTCAAAATACAAACTTGACGAAACACACTTTGACGACAAGCGCATGAGACAGGCAGAAAAGAGCCTTGATCCGGGAAAGTATAAATTGATCAAAGGAGGAGGCGAGTCCAATAATTGTCAAGATTATGCCGATGCTCTGCGTGAACGTTATCGATTTATACGCAATGCGGAAAAACATTAA